The Juglans regia cultivar Chandler chromosome 2, Walnut 2.0, whole genome shotgun sequence genome includes a window with the following:
- the LOC109013565 gene encoding (-)-germacrene D synthase-like, whose product MSVQVSAVAAPTAQNHVMPEINRRSANFQPSIWGDHFLSYASEFLETSDVKIMRQQIEELKENVRTMLTATVEKPSQKLNLVDAIQRLGVSYHFDNEIQAILQQLQKTHESDDPEYKDDLYTVALLFRLLRQDGYYVSCDMFNKFKDSKGNFKGSLCNDVKGILSLYEATHLRVKGEDILDEALVFTTTHLESVASQLSGPLAAQVTNALKQPIRKGLQRLEARHYFSVYQEDVSHDQVLLKFAKLDFNLLQKVHQKELSEIASWWKDLDFSRKLPFIRDRVVECYFWILGVYFEPQYCFARRMLTKVISMTSVIDDIYDVYGTIEELDLFTEAIERWDMSAADKLPEYMKMSYQALLDVYTEMEQNLGEENSYRVQYAIEAMKNQVRAYHQEAKWFHQKYIPTMDEYMPLALVTSAYAMLATTSLVGMGEIVTKDSFEWLFSDPKMVTASAVVCRLMDDIVSHKFEQKRGHVASAVECYMTQHGVTEEEAVHELRKHVTDAWKDINKECLYPTEVPMPILMRVLNLARVIDVVYKDEDGYTHAGIVLKDFVASLMVDPVPL is encoded by the exons ATGTCTGTTCAAGTTTCAGCAGTAGCTGCTCCAACAGCTCAGAATCATGTTATGCCAGAAATTAACCGTCGCTCAGCAAATTTTCAACCCAGCATTTGGGGTGACCATTTCCTCTCATATGCTTCTGAATTCCTG GAAACGTCTGATGTGAAAATCATGAGGCAACAAATTgaggaattgaaggaaaatgtGAGGACGATGCTCACGGCTACGGTTGAGAAGCCTTCACAAAAACTGAACTTGGTTGATGCTATTCAGCGCTTAGGCGTGTCTTACCATTTTGATAATGAGATTCAAGCAATCCTGCAACAACTGCAGAAGACTCATGAAAGTGATGACCCTGAATATAAAGATGACCTCTACACTGTTGCCCTGCTGTTTCGACTACTTAGACAAGACGGCTATTACGTTTCGTGCG ATATGTTCAACAAGTTCAAGGACAGCAAAGGGAATTTTAAGGGATCGCTTTGCAATGATGTGAAAGGAATTTTAAGCTTGTATGAAGCCACACATCTCAGGGTAAAAGGTGAAGATATATTGGATGAGGCTCTTGTCTTCACTACCACACATCTTGAGTCTGTAGCATCCCAATTAAGCGGACCTCTAGCAGCACAAGTAACCAATGCCTTGAAACAGCCTATCCGGAAAGGACTACAAAGGCTAGAGGCAAGGCATTACTTTTCTGTATACCAAGAAGACGTTTCACACGATCAAGTTCTTCTTAAGTTTGCAAAGTTGGATTTCAACCTATTGCAGAAAGTGCACCAGAAAGAACTTTCTGAGATTGCCAG CTGGTGGAAAGACTTGGACTTTTCAAGGAAGCTACCCTTTATCAGAGACAGGGTGGTTGAGTGCTATTTTTGGATACTGGGAGTGTACTTTGAGCCCCAATATTGCTTTGCTAGGAGGATGCTAACCAAAGTGATCTCCATGACCTCTGTTATTGATGATATCTATGATGTGTATGGCACAATTGAAGAACTTGACCTCTTTACTGAAGCAATCGAGAG GTGGGATATGAGTGCCGCAGATAAACTCCCAGAGTACATGAAAATGAGTTACCAGGCACTCCTAGACGTTTACACTGAAATGGAGCAAAACCTAGGTGAAGAAAATTCGTATCGTGTCCAGTATGCAATAGAAGCA ATGAAGAATCAAGTtagagcataccaccaagaagCCAAATGGTTCCACCAGAAATACATACCAACAATGGACGAATATATGCCCCTTGCTCTTGTTACCTCTGCCTACGCAATGTTAGCAACCACATCCTTAGTCGGAATGGGAGAAATTGTCACAAAGGATTCCTTCGAATGGTTGTTCAGTGACCCTAAAATGGTCACAGCTTCAGCAGTGGTTTGCCGACTCATGGATGACATCGTGTCACACAag TTTGAGCAAAAGAGAGGGCACGTTGCTTCGGCTGTTGAATGCTACATGACACAGCACGGTGTTACAGAGGAAGAAGCAGTCCATGAATTGAGGAAACATGTGACAGATGCATGGAAGGATATAAACAAAGAGTGCCTCTACCCAACCGAAGTCCCCATGCCAATTCTCATGCGAGTTCTCAACCTTGCACGTGTCATTGATGTCGTGTACAAGGACGAAGATGGCTACACACATGCTGGAATTGTTCTCAAAGATTTTGTAGCGTCTTTAATGGTGGATCCTGTGCCCTTATAA